The following are encoded in a window of Chloroflexia bacterium SDU3-3 genomic DNA:
- a CDS encoding histone deacetylase, whose amino-acid sequence MTTALIRTTAHTAHSEPRHVEQAARLAAIETALSASGLLARAHVVDAKPASDQYIRAVHSPRVVETIQYISNEGEAWLDSDTYVMFGSWDAAATAAGAAIEAVDAVASGHAHNAFALTRPPGHHATPDRSMGFCLLNNVAIAARYAVDVLGMDRVAIVDYDVHHGNGTQDCFYNDGHVLFCSSHGAPLYPGSGDMREIGVGPGVGATLNVPLPYGVGDVGFERLYRQVFLPALRRFRPQLLLVSAGFDAHWDDPIGPLTLSVDGYAGLTQQLKQAADELCDGRIALVLEGGYSLRVLGACANAALGALMGEPQDDLIGPAENMEPDITNLIKKLRAEHPLLSS is encoded by the coding sequence ATGACGACGGCACTTATCCGCACCACCGCCCACACCGCCCATAGCGAGCCGCGCCATGTCGAGCAGGCCGCGCGCCTTGCCGCGATCGAAACTGCGCTGTCCGCGAGCGGGCTGCTGGCGCGCGCGCACGTGGTCGACGCCAAGCCCGCCAGCGACCAGTATATCCGCGCCGTCCACTCGCCGCGTGTGGTCGAGACCATCCAGTACATCTCGAACGAGGGCGAGGCCTGGCTCGATAGCGATACCTATGTGATGTTTGGATCGTGGGATGCTGCCGCCACGGCGGCTGGCGCGGCGATTGAGGCGGTGGATGCGGTGGCCAGCGGGCACGCCCACAACGCCTTCGCGCTGACCCGACCGCCCGGACACCACGCCACCCCCGATCGCTCGATGGGCTTCTGCCTGCTGAACAATGTGGCGATCGCCGCCCGCTATGCCGTGGATGTGCTGGGCATGGATCGTGTGGCGATCGTCGATTATGATGTGCACCATGGCAATGGTACCCAGGACTGCTTCTATAACGATGGCCACGTGCTGTTCTGCTCGTCGCATGGGGCTCCGTTGTACCCAGGATCGGGCGACATGCGCGAGATCGGGGTTGGCCCTGGCGTGGGTGCGACGCTGAATGTGCCGCTGCCCTATGGGGTTGGCGATGTGGGCTTCGAGCGGCTGTATCGGCAGGTGTTTCTGCCTGCGCTGCGGCGCTTTCGCCCGCAGCTGCTGCTGGTGTCGGCGGGCTTTGATGCGCACTGGGATGACCCGATCGGCCCGCTCACCCTTTCGGTGGATGGCTACGCCGGGCTGACCCAGCAGCTAAAGCAGGCCGCCGACGAGCTGTGCGATGGGCGGATCGCGCTGGTGCTTGAGGGCGGCTACAGCCTGCGGGTGCTGGGCGCGTGCGCTAACGCGGCGCTGGGCGCGCTGATGGGCGAGCCGCAGGATGACCTGATCGGACCGGCGGAGAATATGGAGCCAGACATCACCAACCTGATCAAGAAGCTGCGGGCGGAGCACCCGCTGCTCTCCTCCTAG
- the mnmA gene encoding tRNA 2-thiouridine(34) synthase MnmA, translating to MAKVIVAMSGGVDSSLAAALLHEQGHEVTGVTMHLWDGDDDRLAESLCCSLEIAESARRVCAQLGIPYYVFNYQREFRRHVIDYFLKEYAQGYTPNPCLACNRDVKFRALLQRAQALGVDYVATGHYARIQRGEDGGFQLLRGLDPEKDQAYMLHMLGQEDLAHLLFPIGSYTKSQVRELAKQRGLDSADRPESQDICFVPGGDYRNLLREERPESIMAGPIVDADGRELGRHQGLPLYTVGQRRGLGITSRQPMYVIQLDPARNAVVVGPADALERTSLDATQATFVSGQFPAAPFTCDVQIRSHATPVPATITPGQGGAIHVDFAAPQRAITPGQAAVFYNGDTVIGGARIS from the coding sequence ATGGCAAAGGTTATAGTCGCCATGAGCGGCGGCGTCGATAGCTCGCTGGCGGCGGCGCTGCTCCACGAGCAGGGCCACGAGGTCACAGGTGTGACGATGCATCTCTGGGATGGCGACGACGATCGCCTAGCCGAGAGCCTGTGCTGCTCGCTGGAGATCGCCGAGAGCGCGCGGCGCGTCTGCGCCCAGCTCGGCATCCCCTACTATGTGTTTAACTACCAGCGCGAGTTCCGCCGCCACGTGATCGACTACTTCCTCAAAGAGTACGCCCAGGGCTACACGCCGAACCCCTGCCTGGCCTGCAACCGCGATGTCAAGTTCCGCGCCCTGCTGCAGCGCGCCCAGGCCCTCGGCGTCGACTACGTGGCCACCGGCCACTACGCCCGCATCCAGCGCGGCGAGGATGGCGGCTTCCAGCTCCTGCGTGGCCTCGACCCCGAGAAGGACCAGGCCTATATGCTGCACATGCTCGGCCAGGAAGATCTGGCCCACCTGCTCTTCCCGATTGGCAGCTACACCAAGTCCCAGGTGCGCGAGCTGGCCAAGCAGCGCGGCCTCGACAGCGCCGATCGGCCCGAGAGCCAGGACATCTGCTTTGTGCCGGGCGGCGACTACCGCAACCTGCTGCGCGAGGAGCGCCCCGAGAGCATCATGGCAGGCCCGATCGTAGATGCCGATGGGCGCGAGCTGGGCCGCCACCAGGGCCTGCCGCTCTACACCGTCGGGCAGCGGCGCGGCCTCGGCATCACCAGCCGCCAGCCGATGTACGTCATCCAGCTCGACCCGGCGCGCAATGCCGTGGTCGTCGGCCCCGCCGATGCGCTGGAGCGCACCAGCCTGGATGCCACCCAGGCCACCTTTGTCAGCGGGCAGTTTCCCGCAGCCCCCTTCACCTGCGATGTGCAGATCCGCTCACACGCCACGCCGGTGCCTGCCACCATCACCCCAGGGCAGGGCGGTGCCATCCATGTCGATTTTGCCGCCCCGCAGCGCGCCATCACCCCAGGGCAGGCCGCCGTGTTCTATAATGGCGACACCGTGATCGGCGGCGCGCGCATTTCCTAG
- the hisA gene encoding 1-(5-phosphoribosyl)-5-[(5-phosphoribosylamino)methylideneamino]imidazole-4-carboxamide isomerase, translating to MEIIPAIDIKDGRCVRLYQGDFAQSTVYGEDPLEVARRWAALGATRLHLVDLDGALVGHPVNTDTIIGIVRAISIPVQLGGGLRTEAAAHAALSLGVARVILGTAAVEDPEMVGRLAARFGDAIVVGIDAKDGLVKTAGWTEQVSIMATVLAEKMAAVGVRRIIYTDISRDGTLTEPNFAATGALVREGGPAIIASGGVCALDHLRRLADAGVEGAIVGRALYTGALDLEAAIQSVQ from the coding sequence ATGGAAATAATTCCGGCGATTGATATCAAAGATGGCCGCTGCGTGCGCCTCTACCAGGGCGACTTCGCCCAGTCCACCGTCTACGGCGAAGATCCGCTGGAGGTCGCGCGGCGCTGGGCCGCGCTGGGGGCCACGCGCCTCCATCTGGTCGATCTGGATGGCGCGCTGGTCGGACACCCGGTCAACACCGATACGATCATTGGCATAGTGCGGGCGATCTCCATCCCGGTGCAGCTGGGCGGCGGGCTGCGCACCGAGGCCGCCGCCCACGCGGCGCTGTCGCTGGGCGTGGCGCGGGTGATCTTGGGCACGGCGGCGGTGGAGGACCCCGAGATGGTGGGGCGGCTGGCCGCGCGCTTCGGCGATGCGATTGTGGTGGGCATCGATGCCAAGGACGGCCTAGTGAAGACGGCGGGCTGGACCGAGCAGGTCTCGATCATGGCTACCGTTCTGGCCGAGAAGATGGCGGCGGTGGGCGTGCGGCGCATTATCTACACCGATATCAGCCGCGACGGCACGCTGACCGAGCCAAACTTCGCCGCCACCGGCGCGCTCGTGCGCGAGGGCGGCCCTGCCATCATCGCCTCGGGCGGGGTGTGCGCGCTCGACCACCTGCGGCGGCTGGCCGATGCGGGCGTTGAGGGGGCTATCGTCGGGCGCGCGCTCTACACCGGCGCGCTCGATCTGGAAGCGGCGATCCAATCTGTTCAATAG
- the hisH gene encoding imidazole glycerol phosphate synthase subunit HisH, translating into MSKQAAIAVVDYGAGNLPNMVRALRSVGGDLVVTSDPKDVREARAVVFPGVGATLDTMQSLERLGMVDALREAAESGRPVLGVCVGMQVLCEASEEFGTHPCLGIVGGTVRALPTGQKVPQIGWNQVTLTEQGRGHPLFAGIEDGSDFYFVHSYFCDLSDPRMIGATTDYGVSFPSALVRENVAAVQFHPEKSGQLGLRLLANYVSWTQAWK; encoded by the coding sequence ATGAGCAAACAGGCAGCGATAGCAGTGGTGGACTATGGCGCTGGCAACCTGCCCAATATGGTGCGGGCGCTGCGCAGCGTGGGCGGCGACCTGGTGGTGACATCCGACCCAAAGGATGTGCGCGAGGCCCGCGCGGTGGTATTCCCCGGCGTCGGCGCGACGCTCGATACGATGCAGTCGCTGGAGCGCCTAGGCATGGTCGATGCGCTGCGCGAGGCCGCCGAGTCGGGCAGGCCGGTGCTGGGCGTGTGCGTGGGCATGCAGGTGCTGTGCGAGGCCAGCGAGGAGTTCGGCACCCACCCGTGCCTCGGCATCGTGGGCGGCACGGTGCGCGCGCTGCCCACTGGCCAGAAGGTGCCCCAGATCGGCTGGAACCAGGTCACGCTCACCGAGCAGGGGCGGGGCCACCCGCTGTTTGCCGGCATCGAGGATGGCAGCGACTTCTACTTTGTCCACTCCTACTTCTGCGATCTCTCCGACCCCCGCATGATCGGCGCGACCACCGACTACGGCGTCAGCTTCCCCAGCGCGCTGGTGCGCGAGAACGTTGCGGCGGTGCAGTTTCACCCCGAGAAGAGCGGCCAGCTGGGCCTTCGGCTGCTGGCTAACTATGTAAGCTGGACACAAGCATGGAAATAA
- a CDS encoding A/G-specific adenine glycosylase, with translation MDSSTLPARELGPLQQGLLQWFAAHGRDLPWRKTRDPYHILVSEIMLQQTQVDRVMPKYLAFLALFPTIQALAAASTADVIRSWAGLGYNRRAVNLQRAAQAVVEQHSGVFPRDVATLLKLPGVGPYTAGAVACFAFEQDVAFMDTNIRRVIQRAFVGPEEQGPASDAELLALAAQVLPAGHGWAWNQGVMEIGALICGATNPQCWRCPLQSGCRAYHVRSARDTAAFELAPAAPPRRARAVAERREAPFVGSTRYYRGRIVDALRAAPPGHRVASAALGPQIKSDFTDADRPWLRGLLDRLAADGLVVLDGEHVQLPA, from the coding sequence ATGGATTCCTCCACACTGCCCGCCCGAGAGCTTGGCCCGCTGCAGCAAGGGCTGCTGCAATGGTTTGCCGCGCATGGGCGCGACCTGCCGTGGCGCAAGACGCGCGACCCCTACCATATCTTGGTCTCTGAGATCATGCTGCAGCAGACCCAGGTGGATCGGGTGATGCCCAAATATCTCGCCTTCCTTGCACTGTTTCCGACCATCCAGGCGCTGGCCGCCGCATCTACTGCCGACGTGATCCGCTCGTGGGCGGGGCTGGGATACAACCGACGTGCGGTCAACCTGCAGCGTGCGGCCCAGGCGGTGGTTGAGCAGCACAGCGGGGTCTTCCCGCGCGATGTGGCCACGCTGCTCAAACTGCCGGGGGTGGGGCCATACACCGCTGGGGCGGTGGCGTGCTTTGCCTTCGAGCAGGATGTGGCGTTTATGGACACCAACATCCGCCGCGTGATCCAGCGGGCCTTTGTTGGCCCCGAGGAGCAAGGGCCAGCCTCGGATGCCGAGCTGCTGGCGCTGGCGGCGCAGGTGCTGCCCGCCGGGCATGGCTGGGCCTGGAACCAAGGCGTGATGGAGATCGGCGCGCTGATCTGCGGGGCCACGAACCCGCAGTGCTGGCGCTGCCCGCTGCAGTCGGGGTGCCGCGCCTACCATGTGCGCAGCGCCCGCGACACCGCTGCGTTCGAGCTTGCCCCGGCTGCCCCGCCCCGACGCGCGCGCGCAGTGGCCGAGCGGCGCGAGGCCCCATTTGTCGGCTCGACGCGCTACTACCGCGGTAGGATCGTGGATGCGCTGCGGGCAGCGCCGCCTGGGCACCGGGTGGCGAGTGCCGCGCTTGGCCCGCAGATCAAGTCCGATTTTACCGATGCCGACCGCCCTTGGCTGCGCGGGCTGCTCGATCGCCTTGCCGCCGATGGCCTTGTCGTGCTGGATGGCGAGCATGTGCAGCTGCCAGCCTAG
- a CDS encoding ATP/GTP-binding protein — MQTVKMVISGAVNAGKTEFIKTISEIEVVSTERRATDDTKLIKKETTVAMDFGRIAVGDDLVLHLFGTPGQKRFDFMWEILSEGMLGLVILVDSTRPETFRETNRIIDFFVSYRDTPYVVAANKQDKPNAWSPEELRLALRLPPHIRILPCMANDRESVKSVLLELLDVIMQQSEE; from the coding sequence GTGCAGACGGTAAAAATGGTCATTAGCGGGGCGGTGAACGCGGGCAAGACCGAGTTCATCAAAACCATTAGCGAGATCGAAGTGGTTTCCACCGAACGGCGGGCCACGGATGATACGAAGCTGATCAAAAAAGAGACCACCGTGGCGATGGACTTTGGTCGCATCGCCGTCGGCGACGATCTCGTGCTGCATCTGTTCGGTACGCCGGGACAGAAACGGTTCGATTTTATGTGGGAGATCCTCTCGGAGGGTATGCTTGGCCTGGTTATCCTCGTGGATAGCACGCGCCCGGAGACCTTCCGCGAGACCAACCGAATTATCGACTTTTTTGTTTCCTATCGCGATACGCCGTATGTTGTAGCTGCCAACAAACAGGATAAGCCTAATGCGTGGTCGCCCGAGGAGCTTCGGCTTGCCCTGCGTCTGCCCCCGCATATTCGCATCCTGCCCTGTATGGCGAACGACCGCGAGAGCGTCAAGAGCGTCCTGCTGGAGCTGCTGGATGTGATCATGCAGCAGAGTGAAGAGTAA
- a CDS encoding DUF4388 domain-containing protein, with product MALVGNLRDFGLSDFLYLVDRGYKTGCLHLSRGDDTASLFFDKGKLVTAGRNGQQVRVTDVLVQRGKLSPEQAMAAAGESTEGQQLSQALTEKNVISREDLQRTLQQYIEESVYTLFGWPDGEFRFEQNQRPSSDAPIMPVPISVENLIMEGVRRIDEWGRIKDRIPSTDMIVRFVEQPGEKAKGVNLSTEEWRVFARINGKHTLAEIAEKTGLSEFDVCRIVYGFLTAGLVEVLKKPRPVAAGDRPGQEAPKVKKSLVSRIINRIRGM from the coding sequence ATGGCGCTGGTTGGTAATCTGCGTGATTTCGGGCTTTCCGATTTCTTGTATCTTGTTGATCGTGGCTACAAGACCGGCTGCCTCCATCTCTCACGAGGTGATGACACAGCCTCGCTCTTTTTTGACAAAGGCAAGCTTGTCACAGCCGGGCGAAATGGCCAGCAGGTTCGCGTGACTGATGTATTAGTGCAGCGGGGGAAACTTTCGCCAGAACAGGCGATGGCAGCTGCGGGCGAGTCGACCGAAGGCCAGCAGCTCTCGCAGGCGCTCACGGAAAAGAACGTCATCAGCCGCGAGGACTTGCAGCGTACGCTTCAGCAATATATCGAAGAGTCGGTCTACACGCTTTTTGGTTGGCCCGATGGCGAGTTTCGCTTCGAGCAAAACCAACGGCCTTCGAGCGACGCACCGATCATGCCGGTGCCGATCTCGGTCGAGAACCTTATCATGGAAGGCGTGCGGCGCATCGATGAGTGGGGCCGGATCAAAGATCGCATCCCCAGCACCGATATGATCGTTCGCTTTGTCGAGCAGCCTGGCGAAAAGGCAAAGGGGGTCAATCTCTCAACCGAAGAGTGGCGCGTCTTTGCACGTATCAATGGCAAACATACGCTCGCTGAGATCGCCGAGAAAACTGGCCTGAGCGAGTTCGATGTCTGCCGCATTGTCTACGGCTTTCTTACAGCTGGCCTCGTTGAGGTTCTGAAGAAACCTCGCCCGGTTGCGGCGGGCGACCGCCCGGGCCAGGAAGCACCCAAGGTGAAAAAGAGCCTTGTTTCGCGGATTATCAACCGGATTCGTGGTATGTGA